One region of Oncorhynchus nerka isolate Pitt River linkage group LG22, Oner_Uvic_2.0, whole genome shotgun sequence genomic DNA includes:
- the LOC135559577 gene encoding probable global transcription activator SNF2L1 yields the protein MSDEEIPSTSREPVPEEEELKPPLKAVPKAEGELDPEYEEKRKTDRANRFEFLLKQTELFAHFIQPASQKSPTSPLKVKPGRPRVKQDEKLNLLSVGDNRHRRTEQEEDEELLSESRKAANVLVRFEESPSCMMFSYSLNVI from the exons ATGTCAGATGAAGAGATTCCTTCAACTTCCAGAGAGCCTGTACCCGAAGAAGAAGAG CTGAAGCCACCTCTGAAGGCTGTGCCCAAGGCGGAGGGGGAGTTGGATCCAGAGTATGAGGAGAAAAGG AAAACAGATAGAGCGAACCGGTTTGAGTTTCTGCTCAAGCAAACAGAACTCTTTGCCCACTTCATCCAGCCTGCATCTCAGAAGTCTCCTACTTCACCCCTGAAAGTGAAACCTGGACGACCTCGCGTTAAACAGGATGAGAAACTAAATCTCCTCTCTGTTGGAGA TAACCGCCACCGACGCACAGAACAGGAAGAAGATGAGGAGTTGTTATCTGAGAGCAGGAAGGCAGCTAACGTCTTGGTTCGCTTTGAAGAGTCCCCATCCTGTATGATGTTTTCATATAGCTTAAATGTTATCTGA